Genomic window (Pongo abelii isolate AG06213 chromosome 4, NHGRI_mPonAbe1-v2.0_pri, whole genome shotgun sequence):
cctcctttgacAGAATAGATATTTTCATCTCTCAGAACTAGCACTCCACGGGCAGTTTGGGAACATCAGACCAGACTGCTTTTCAGGTTGCTTCTggctgccatttttaaaaaacttacaatATAGCCCTCATAGGACTTTTCACCTcttaaggaaaaaaggaagttttGTGGCTGTTCTTTAGCATAAGCAGGACTTTGAGAACCTAtgacatatttcatatatttaataagcttttatttacatgtaactttttttcaacaatagaatattatggagattcttttttttttttagttttgtaatcCCATTAGAAcgtaagttccatgagggcaggtatttttgtctatttttttttccactggcaCATCCCCAGCACCCAGGCTGTGCCTAccacacagcaggcactcaaaTGTCAGTGATGAAGAAGTCATGATACCACACCATAACTGAACAAGATTTATACCCAAGACTAATATCAAGAATGTTACTTACTCAAAAACTTCTAACGGTACGGTAATATCATGAAGCTGCTGTCTGCACTTATCAATATCCTGTAAGCCAGTAACAATAAAATTCCTGGGGGGAAAGCAAACACACAGGCGTCTGGTTAATTTCACTTGACAGTATAAGCACCACCCACAGAGCTACCCAGCCAACTGGGGCTTCACACAAGTTCGTTCTCCTCACAGCTGTGCGGGTTTCACACGGCTCTCACCTCTTTGGTTAGCTACAAGATTCCTAGGACACCGTTAGAGTTACAAAATACCCTCAAATATTTGTTACTTTCCTTCTCAACTAGAAATTGCCAGTAAGGGGGATGGAGAGGGAACCTGATGAAAAATACGAACCTTCTCTCAAAAACAATTACCTGACTGTACATATGACTGTGTGTGCGGTTTCAGCGAACACATGAGGCAGCGGACTATACTCAAAGTCTGAGGGAAAGAAAGCCATACTGTCTGGTTTagcttcctctcctctctggAGCCTTCCTACACCACCAGGCTGGCCTGGCTATTCCCACAGCACTCAGTATGGAACCTCGGCTGCAGCATTTTCTATGTCCGTGCCCCATATAAAGCCCTTCTCGAAAGTGCTGTACTTTCATTTGCCTTTTCTCCATCCCAGGGCCTAGCAACATGAGCAGCACAAGGCTGTTGCCaggaaacaataataataaacgtTCTGCAGCCTTTCTCAGCACCACCTTCCCCCTAGTTCCTTCACTGTCAGGCCTATGCAGCAGGTGGCTTCGGAGCCTCACCTTCTGAGGCCTAGTTTAGGGCGTGCACTCACTGTGGAGCCAGCCTCCCATCTGGAGACAGAGACTGAATTCCCAGAAGGGCTCCAGGAGGAAAAGGCTGGGAGGGGGTTACACATGAGAGGGGAGACGCTAGAAGAGAAAGCATGATCCCCTTGATAGGGAAACGGAAAGTATATCATCTGGCCATGATGACGTCTCCAAAGGGGCCTCAAAGAGGTTCCTCTAACGCAAATTGGGAAGGAGGCGGTTGGCAACAGGCGGGAGCGCGGGTCCCGCCCTCTGAACACAGCCAGGAAAGGCGCCCCGGGCTCCGGGACCAGACCAGAGGGCTGGCGGGGCACGAGCAGCGGTCAGGCTCGGCTCGGGCTCCCTAGATCCCCGCTCCCCGAGCACACGCTTCCCGGCCAGGCCCTGGGGAGACCCCGGCAGCCTCGGGCCGCCACTCACAGCTTCTGGTTGAGCCCGGCCTGGCTGCTAGGCTGGAAGTCACTGACGATGATGCCAAGCTGCCGAATGTTCTCCACGAACTTCTCCAGGTGCTCCTCTAAGTGGTCAAACTTCTCCGCCATCGCCTCGGCCCGACCCCCACCCACACAGCCTCAGCCAGCAGCGCCGCAGGCGTGGCCCTACGCTCCTGTTTCCTGCTTCCGTCCGGACAGATACGACTTCCGTTTCCTCTGGGAGCGCGCGGGCGAGCTCTTGGAGGCGGAGCCTGGTTATCAGGACGGGCGTGTTGGGGGCGGGGCCTAAGTGCGGGGCGGGGCGGGCTTTCGGGGATGCGGTCTGGATTCTGCGGGAGGCCTCGGCGCGCAGCTGGGCGAGTACTAACTGCTTGCACTCACATCAGACCTGCCTCGGTCAGGTCTGATGTGATTGAAGACTTCGTGCAATGCAGCATCTTCAAGCAATACACACATGGATGAAAATCCTAAAGTTTGCATGAAAGACCAATAACGGTAGTCTCCCTACCCCTCTACCAGAACCCCTGGGATCAGCGCCGGCCTGCCTCCTTTCCTCTGTGTAATTGGCGGCCACCTCCCCTGGCTCTTGCTGTTAACCATGCTTCCGGGACACCTGCTGCCTTCGTAGGTCGGGGTCTCACCTCCTCGGGCCAATTCTGACCAAACAGCACCCTGTGGGGTTgccctgtctctgaaaataacCTCCCCTGCTTCACAAAGCTTTTAGTAAACTGCTGTTTATCTCATTGAAATTCAGTTTAGGTCATTTCACTCTTATGTTTAAGAAACTTTTCTGCCCGATCTCCTGTCATAGCTGATATCTCCTCCAGCCTGTTTGAATTCCTCAAGTGATTTCTTTTACTGAATATATGTGTGGCCTGTACTTTTCAGTGCCTAGAAACAGGCAAAGTGAGGGAGCTCCTTTGCTAGATGATCTCCAGAGCCTCTCCCAGCTGTAACCAGAAATGGAAAGCCAGAGAAGGTAAGTGACTTGCCAAACTTATGGAATCAGGGCACTCCAGTTGGTGGGCTGGGCTGATACACAGAAATGTTACATAAAATACTTCTCTCCTGATTTAACAACAATTAACTTTAGGGAATTATAAAACAaggtggaggctgggcatggtggctcacccctgtaatcccagaactttggaaggccaaggcaggtggatcacctgaggtgaggagttcaacaccagcctaaccaatatggagaaaccctgtctactaaaaatacaaaaattagtcagacatggtggcgtgcgcctgtagtcccagctacttgggaggctgagacaggagaattgcttgaacctgggggacagaggttgcagtaagccgagaacatgccactgcactccagcctgggcaacagagcaagactcaaaaaaaaaaaaaaaggtggaaatagaaaattggacaaattaaaaattttaaaagttattaggGAGAGGTAGCAACATGGAGTGAATGGCCTTTCTCAATTTCATAAGTAACAAAGAGATAATTGATGGACCTTAGGctttggtatttattttaaaaatttaagggtatatatagtgtgtatatatatatatatacacatatatatacacacacacacacacacatatatatatatatatgctagtATATATAATTCCCAAACTAGTAGACAGGGGGAAGggaataaagaaaacacaatcaaCTAAATAGAAGgcaagaaaaggagagaataaagaagcaaagaaCAAGCATGGAAAATAAAACTCACAACGTAAAGTGCAAAAATTAAAGGCacacaactcaacagcaaaacagcaaaagaagaaatttaaaaatggacaaagaacctgaacagatacttctcaaaagaagacataaaaatgaccagcaaaaatgctcagcatcacatatcatcagggaaatacaaattaaaagcatAATGAGATGTCACCTTACACTGTTAGAagggctataatcaaaaagaccaAAGACAATGGGTGTGGGTGAAAAtatggaggaaagggaacccttgtacactgttgatgggaatgtaaattagtgcagcccttatggaaaatagtatggaagtTTCCCAAAActctaaaaacagaattaccatatgatccagcgtTCCTACTTCTGAGTATATACTGTGAACCccgaatatctgagacaggtcttagttaatttggaaagtttattttgccaaggttgaggacacacctcatgacacagcctcaggaggtcatGACGACGTGGGCCCAAGGTGGTCAGgtcacagcttggttttatacaccTTAGGGGAACatgatacataaatgaatatatgtaaggtatacattggttcTGTCCAGAAAGGCGGGAAAACTCACAAAGAAgtgagggggcttccaggtcactgGTAGGTGAAAGACAAATAGTTacattattttgagtttctgatttgcctttccaaaggaggcaatcagatgtGTACCTATCTCAGTAAGCGAAGGGATCAccttgaatagaatgggaggcaggttgtcCCTGAGCATTTTCAAGTATGACtcttccctttagcttagtgatttgggggccccagaatttattttcctttcacaatatgcaaaggaattgaaatcaccAAGTCAAAACGATATCTGTGTTTCCGGAAGGAGGTCCCAGTCCAGACCCCGAGAGAGTTCTTagatctcgtgcaagaaagaattcagggtgagtccatgtagtaaagtaaaagcaagtgtattagtaaaataaaggaataaaggatGGCTACTCCttaggcagagcagccccgagggctacTGGTTACATGCtgttatggttatttcttgattgtaTGCTAAACAAGTGGTGGCTTAtttatgcctcccctttttagaccatatagggtaacttcctaacaggtcatggcatttgtaaactgtcagggCGCTGGTGGGAGTATAGCAGTGAGAactctcattgccatcttggttttggtggggttTAGCTGACTTCTTTAcggcaaactgttttatcagcaaggtctttatgacctgtatttggtgccgacctcctgtctcatcttgtgacttagaatgcctaaccatctgggaatgcagcccagtaggtttcagccttattttacccagctcctattcaagatggagttgctctggttcaaatgcctgtGACATCTGTACCCCATAAAACTagacaattattatttgttaattaaaaattaaagtgtatCATGAACTGTGTTCCCTGTCATTAAATATGTGCCTTCCACACTAAAAACATACGTTAGTGAACACAGTAAAT
Coding sequences:
- the MED10 gene encoding mediator of RNA polymerase II transcription subunit 10, producing MAEKFDHLEEHLEKFVENIRQLGIIVSDFQPSSQAGLNQKLNFIVTGLQDIDKCRQQLHDITVPLEVFEYIDQGRNPQLYTKECLERALAKNEQVKGKIDTMKKFKSLLIQELSKVFPEDMAKYRSIRGEDHPPS